One window of the Nocardia terpenica genome contains the following:
- a CDS encoding SDR family oxidoreductase: MTDFGSIRGKVVVITGGARGIGLATATALHRLGARVAIGDIDEATVKTSGAAGDFEHYGRLDVTDQQSFADFLDEVERLLGPIDVLINNAGIMPTGRVVDEPDALTRRILDINVYGVILGSKLALARMLPRRSGHIVNIASLAGESHVPGLATYNASKHAVLGFTDTLREEYRGSGVALSSVLPTLTNTELGSGVSAPPLVSRVLAPAEPEQIADAIVALLVTRRAKVRVTFAAGLLARVVGALPEAVGDGLARALGSQRAFLDDVDQSARKAYEQRVRTDTDQ, from the coding sequence ATGACCGATTTCGGCAGCATTCGCGGCAAGGTCGTGGTGATCACCGGCGGGGCGCGCGGCATCGGCCTGGCCACCGCGACCGCCCTGCACCGGCTCGGCGCGCGCGTCGCCATCGGCGACATCGACGAGGCCACGGTGAAAACCTCCGGCGCCGCAGGGGATTTCGAACACTACGGCCGCCTCGACGTCACCGATCAGCAGTCGTTCGCGGACTTCCTCGACGAGGTGGAGCGGCTGCTGGGCCCGATCGACGTGCTGATCAACAATGCGGGCATCATGCCGACCGGGCGGGTGGTGGACGAGCCGGACGCGCTCACCCGCCGCATTCTCGACATCAATGTCTACGGCGTGATTCTCGGCTCGAAGCTGGCGCTGGCGCGCATGCTGCCGCGGCGCAGCGGGCACATCGTGAACATCGCCTCGCTGGCCGGTGAGTCCCACGTTCCCGGCCTGGCCACCTACAACGCCAGCAAACACGCGGTGCTCGGCTTCACCGACACGCTGCGCGAGGAGTACCGCGGCAGCGGGGTGGCGCTGTCCTCGGTGCTGCCGACGCTGACGAATACCGAACTGGGATCGGGCGTTTCGGCCCCGCCGCTGGTGAGCCGGGTGCTGGCCCCGGCCGAACCGGAACAGATCGCCGACGCCATCGTCGCACTGCTGGTGACCAGGCGCGCCAAGGTGCGGGTCACCTTCGCGGCCGGACTGCTGGCCCGCGTGGTGGGGGCGCTGCCGGAGGCGGTGGGCGACGGCCTGGCGCGGGCGCTCGGCTCCCAGCGCGCCTTCCTCGACGACGTCGACCAGTCCGCGCGCAAGGCGTACGAGCAACGCGTGCGCACCGACACCGACCAGTAG
- the hpt gene encoding hypoxanthine phosphoribosyltransferase: MYGDDIASVLITEEQIKAKVDELAGLIAKRYPADAPEGDLLLVAVLKGAIFFMADLAQALPIPTQMEFMAVSSYGSSTSSSGVVRILKDLDKDIAGRNVLIVEDIIDSGLTLSWLKRNLSSRNPASLEVVTLLRKPDALRTHVEVAHVGFDIPNEFVVGYGLDYAERYRDLPYIGTLDPKVYSD; encoded by the coding sequence GTGTACGGGGACGACATCGCGTCGGTGCTGATCACCGAGGAGCAGATCAAGGCGAAGGTCGACGAGCTGGCCGGCCTGATCGCCAAACGCTATCCCGCCGATGCGCCCGAGGGGGATCTGCTGCTGGTCGCCGTCCTCAAGGGCGCGATCTTCTTCATGGCCGATCTGGCGCAGGCGCTGCCGATTCCGACGCAGATGGAGTTCATGGCCGTCTCGTCGTACGGCTCGTCCACCTCGTCGTCGGGCGTGGTGCGCATCCTCAAGGACCTGGACAAGGACATCGCCGGGCGCAATGTGCTGATCGTCGAGGACATCATCGACTCCGGTCTCACGCTGTCCTGGCTCAAGCGCAACCTGTCCAGCCGCAACCCGGCCTCGCTCGAGGTGGTGACGCTGCTGCGCAAGCCCGACGCCCTGCGCACGCACGTGGAGGTCGCGCACGTCGGCTTCGACATCCCCAACGAGTTCGTGGTCGGCTACGGCCTGGACTACGCCGAGCGTTATCGGGACCTGCCTTACATCGGCACGCTGGATCCGAAGGTGTACAGCGACTGA
- a CDS encoding cyclase family protein, which translates to MTAPFALVNLSHVHDPATTPLYPGDPPFRTETVATIAADGHFLRYIHQAEHTGTHWGAPIHFDPAGLAADRLDPEDLLLPAVKLDVREKCRDNRDYAVTVGDIENWERDHGPIRAGTAIVAWTGWDAKWGTPDFLGIGESAGRQPGFAPEAVRWLLATGRLGTRGALGIDTFGPDVGGDDTYAVSRLLYGEHRISLECLANLADLPVTGASVLVGGPLYRGGSGGPATVFGLVPR; encoded by the coding sequence GTGACCGCGCCCTTCGCCCTGGTGAACCTGTCGCACGTGCACGATCCGGCGACCACCCCGCTGTATCCGGGCGATCCACCCTTCCGCACCGAGACGGTGGCGACCATCGCCGCGGACGGCCACTTCCTGCGCTACATCCACCAGGCCGAGCACACCGGAACCCATTGGGGCGCACCGATTCACTTCGATCCGGCCGGATTGGCCGCCGATCGACTCGACCCCGAGGACCTGCTGCTGCCCGCGGTGAAGCTCGACGTGCGCGAGAAGTGCCGCGACAACCGCGATTACGCCGTCACCGTCGGCGATATCGAGAACTGGGAGCGAGACCACGGTCCGATCCGGGCGGGTACCGCGATCGTCGCCTGGACCGGCTGGGACGCGAAATGGGGCACCCCGGACTTTCTCGGCATCGGCGAATCCGCCGGTCGCCAACCGGGATTCGCGCCGGAGGCGGTGCGCTGGCTGCTGGCCACCGGCCGCCTCGGCACCCGCGGCGCCCTCGGCATCGACACCTTCGGGCCCGATGTCGGCGGCGACGACACCTACGCGGTGTCCCGATTGCTGTACGGCGAGCACCGGATCAGCCTGGAGTGCCTGGCCAATCTGGCGGATCTGCCGGTGACCGGGGCATCCGTGCTGGTCGGCGGCCCGCTGTATCGGGGCGGTTCGGGCGGACCGGCCACGGTTTTCGGACTCGTCCCGCGATAG
- a CDS encoding amidase, producing the protein MSANETVSVQPSTATAIAAAVRDGTVRPEQVVEAALERIRVGDPKVNAFAVVRAESALAESRALAERSDLEALPLAGVPIAVKNNVDVTGEITRGGSAAGDDVPATADHPVVRRLRAAGAVVVGLTEMPEFGLFGVTDTPERITRSPWNIRYSAGGSSGGSGAAVGAGLVPVAHGNDGLGSVRIPAACCGVVGIKPGRGVVPAEVGPDSWGGMTENGVLATTVADAALVLSVLADRPALADLEPPAPLRIGLAVGSPSPLIRIDRQWTAAARTAGQLAAAAGHTVAPAALPYTGATTALALRWVANAARDAVTVAHPERLLRRTRRHIALGRAVVRAGLIRARQVDRIEARLLDYFELHDVVITPTLACPPPAARAWHERGWLANVLASARYSPFTPLWNLVGWPAVTVPMGLHPRTGTPVAAQLAGPPGSESTLLRLATQLESAHPWRRVAP; encoded by the coding sequence GTGAGCGCGAACGAGACGGTGAGCGTGCAACCGAGCACGGCCACGGCGATCGCCGCGGCGGTGCGCGACGGCACCGTGCGGCCCGAGCAGGTCGTCGAGGCCGCCCTCGAGCGCATCCGCGTCGGCGATCCGAAGGTGAACGCGTTCGCGGTGGTTCGCGCCGAGTCGGCCCTCGCGGAGAGCCGGGCGCTGGCCGAACGCTCCGACCTGGAGGCGCTGCCGCTGGCCGGGGTTCCCATCGCGGTGAAGAACAATGTCGATGTCACCGGCGAGATCACCCGCGGCGGTTCGGCCGCGGGCGACGACGTCCCCGCGACCGCCGACCATCCGGTGGTGCGGCGGCTGCGCGCGGCCGGCGCGGTCGTCGTCGGGCTCACCGAGATGCCCGAATTCGGGCTGTTCGGGGTGACCGACACTCCCGAACGCATCACCCGCTCGCCGTGGAACATTCGCTACAGCGCGGGTGGGTCCTCGGGCGGGTCGGGTGCGGCGGTGGGCGCCGGGCTGGTTCCGGTGGCGCACGGCAACGACGGGCTCGGCTCGGTGCGCATCCCGGCCGCCTGCTGCGGCGTCGTCGGCATCAAGCCCGGCCGCGGCGTGGTGCCCGCCGAGGTGGGCCCCGACTCCTGGGGCGGCATGACCGAGAACGGCGTGCTGGCAACGACTGTCGCCGATGCCGCGCTGGTGCTGTCGGTGCTCGCGGACCGGCCCGCGCTGGCCGACCTGGAGCCCCCCGCGCCGCTGCGCATCGGGCTGGCGGTGGGCTCCCCGTCCCCGCTGATCCGGATCGATCGGCAGTGGACGGCCGCGGCGCGCACCGCCGGGCAGCTCGCCGCGGCGGCGGGGCACACGGTGGCCCCCGCGGCCCTGCCCTACACCGGCGCGACCACGGCGCTGGCGCTGCGCTGGGTGGCCAACGCGGCCCGCGACGCCGTCACCGTCGCACACCCCGAGCGGCTCCTGCGACGCACCCGGCGGCACATCGCGCTGGGACGGGCGGTGGTGCGCGCCGGGCTGATTCGCGCCCGGCAGGTCGACCGCATCGAGGCGCGGCTGCTGGACTACTTCGAACTGCACGACGTGGTGATCACCCCCACCCTGGCCTGCCCGCCGCCCGCGGCGCGCGCCTGGCACGAGCGCGGCTGGCTCGCCAATGTGCTTGCCAGCGCCCGCTATTCACCGTTCACCCCGCTGTGGAACCTGGTCGGCTGGCCCGCCGTGACCGTCCCCATGGGCCTGCACCCGCGCACCGGCACCCCGGTCGCCGCCCAACTGGCCGGGCCGCCCGGCAGCGAATCCACGCTCCTACGACTGGCCACCCAACTCGAATCCGCCCACCCCTGGCGGCGCGTCGCGCCCTGA
- a CDS encoding PfkB family carbohydrate kinase: protein MATAVFVGLATLDIAYAVERYPAEDSKTQANDQYLGAGGPAATAAVACACLSGRTPALITPLGDHQLALLVNRDLAEHSVAAVDATPGAVHRPPISSIVVATATGTRTVVSLDGAEISAPFHSAMLGPLNDAEVLLIDGHFPDLAVGFATAARKSGVSVVLDGGRWRPVHTELLPLVDIAICSAAFVPPGVPGDPDAIFDFLHGQGVRHAAITRGGKPIRYSMPGERGELEIPPSRVIDTLGAGDILHGAFCHYHIAGQSFPEALRSAATVATLSCGFLGTRAWMRELPAEAQ from the coding sequence ATGGCAACAGCGGTGTTCGTCGGGCTCGCGACGCTCGATATCGCCTATGCGGTGGAGCGATATCCGGCCGAGGACAGCAAGACACAGGCCAACGATCAATACCTCGGCGCCGGTGGCCCGGCCGCCACCGCGGCCGTCGCCTGCGCGTGTCTATCGGGGCGGACCCCGGCGCTGATCACACCGCTGGGGGATCACCAGTTGGCGCTGCTGGTCAATCGCGATCTGGCCGAGCACAGCGTGGCCGCGGTGGATGCGACGCCCGGCGCCGTGCACCGCCCGCCCATCTCCTCGATCGTGGTGGCGACGGCGACCGGCACCCGGACCGTCGTATCGCTGGACGGGGCCGAGATCTCGGCGCCGTTCCACTCGGCGATGCTGGGCCCGCTCAACGATGCCGAGGTCCTGCTGATCGACGGTCACTTTCCGGATCTGGCGGTCGGATTCGCCACCGCCGCACGGAAATCCGGCGTGTCGGTGGTGCTGGACGGCGGCCGCTGGCGGCCCGTGCACACGGAACTGCTGCCGCTGGTGGACATCGCCATCTGCTCGGCCGCGTTCGTGCCGCCGGGCGTGCCGGGCGACCCGGACGCGATTTTCGACTTCCTGCACGGGCAGGGCGTCCGCCATGCGGCGATCACCCGGGGCGGCAAGCCGATTCGGTATTCGATGCCGGGCGAGCGGGGCGAGCTGGAGATCCCGCCGTCGCGGGTGATCGACACGCTCGGGGCGGGCGATATTCTGCACGGCGCGTTCTGTCACTATCATATTGCGGGACAGTCGTTTCCGGAGGCGCTGCGCAGCGCGGCCACCGTCGCCACGCTCTCCTGCGGATTCCTGGGCACCCGCGCGTGGATGCGGGAGCTGCCCGCCGAGGCTCAGTGA
- the tilS gene encoding tRNA lysidine(34) synthetase TilS → MSVGEARGLPETSAVLAVRHAVRGWVRRYAPNGVVAVGLSGGADSLALTAGAVAEAGVVDALVVDHGLQEGSAGVAAEAAERALGLGCRSARVLAVEVSGPGGVEAAARRARYAALDAARDGLPVLLGHTLDDQAETVLLGLGRGSGGRSLRGMAEFADPWGRPLLGVRRDVTRRLCADLGLTPYEDPHNSAPEFTRVRLRTEVLPLLEEVLGGGVAPALARTAEQLRADGAVLDELAERLLHEADDGSGLSIETLATAPAALRLRAVRAWLLAGGAKALTDKHLRAVDALVTDWHGQGGVAVGGGTPGTRLVATRKHGRLTLGLAP, encoded by the coding sequence GTGAGCGTGGGGGAGGCGAGGGGGCTGCCGGAGACTTCGGCGGTGTTGGCGGTGCGGCATGCGGTGCGGGGGTGGGTGCGTCGGTATGCGCCGAATGGGGTGGTGGCGGTGGGGTTGTCGGGTGGGGCGGATTCGTTGGCGTTGACCGCGGGGGCGGTGGCCGAGGCGGGGGTGGTGGATGCGCTGGTTGTCGATCACGGGTTGCAGGAGGGGTCGGCCGGGGTTGCGGCGGAGGCCGCGGAGCGGGCGTTGGGGCTGGGGTGTCGGTCGGCGCGAGTGCTTGCCGTTGAGGTGAGCGGGCCGGGCGGGGTGGAGGCCGCGGCGCGGCGGGCGCGGTATGCGGCGCTGGACGCGGCGCGCGACGGGTTGCCGGTGCTGCTCGGGCATACGCTCGACGATCAGGCCGAGACCGTGCTGCTCGGGCTGGGGCGCGGGTCCGGCGGGCGCTCGCTGCGGGGGATGGCCGAGTTCGCCGATCCGTGGGGGCGGCCGCTGCTCGGGGTGCGGCGGGACGTCACCCGGCGGCTGTGCGCCGACCTCGGGCTGACCCCGTACGAGGACCCGCACAACAGCGCGCCGGAATTCACCCGGGTGCGGCTGCGCACCGAGGTGCTGCCGCTGCTGGAGGAGGTGCTCGGCGGCGGCGTGGCGCCCGCGCTGGCCCGCACGGCCGAGCAGTTGCGCGCCGACGGAGCCGTCCTCGATGAGCTAGCTGAGAGATTGCTACACGAGGCGGACGATGGTTCGGGGCTCTCGATCGAGACGCTCGCCACTGCCCCGGCGGCGCTGCGGCTGCGGGCGGTGCGCGCCTGGTTGCTGGCTGGCGGCGCAAAGGCATTGACGGACAAGCACTTACGCGCGGTGGACGCGCTGGTCACGGACTGGCACGGGCAGGGCGGGGTCGCCGTCGGCGGTGGAACGCCGGGGACGAGGTTGGTTGCCACGCGCAAACATGGCAGGCTGACGCTGGGCCTTGCGCCGTGA
- a CDS encoding nucleoside/nucleotide kinase family protein has translation MGPDAAESTPEELAARVLDRIGTRTERFVLGIAGPPGAGKSTLATAVRDALNAAAGAGTAEVAPMDGFHLGTAELRAADALARKGEPDTFDVPGYLGALRRLRETPVGQRVSWPTYDRRRHEPVPAGVWFDRQRIVISEGNYLLLDDFGTARWSAVRECLDETWYLDAPIEVLQRRLLRRHLRGGKSREVARTKVAQSDLMNAELVAKTRERADLVLCAAGRRYRILSDH, from the coding sequence ATGGGCCCCGATGCTGCCGAGTCGACACCGGAGGAGCTGGCCGCGCGGGTACTGGACCGGATCGGCACCCGCACCGAGCGTTTCGTGCTGGGCATCGCCGGACCGCCGGGCGCGGGGAAATCCACCCTCGCGACGGCCGTGCGCGACGCGCTGAACGCCGCCGCCGGGGCGGGCACCGCCGAGGTCGCGCCGATGGACGGCTTCCACCTCGGCACCGCCGAACTGCGGGCGGCCGATGCCCTGGCGCGCAAGGGCGAACCCGACACCTTCGACGTCCCCGGCTACCTGGGCGCGCTGCGCCGACTGCGGGAAACCCCGGTGGGGCAGCGGGTTTCGTGGCCGACCTACGATCGCCGCCGCCACGAGCCGGTGCCCGCCGGGGTGTGGTTCGACCGGCAGCGCATCGTGATCAGCGAGGGAAACTATCTGCTGCTGGACGATTTCGGCACCGCGCGCTGGTCGGCGGTGCGGGAATGCCTCGACGAGACCTGGTATCTCGACGCCCCGATCGAGGTCCTACAGCGCCGCCTGCTGCGCCGCCACCTTCGCGGCGGCAAGAGCCGGGAGGTCGCCAGAACCAAGGTGGCGCAGAGCGATCTGATGAATGCCGAACTGGTCGCGAAGACCCGGGAGCGCGCGGATCTGGTGCTGTGCGCGGCGGGCCGCCGCTATCGAATTCTGTCCGATCACTGA
- a CDS encoding LysR family transcriptional regulator, which translates to MDPHLRDLRYFVAVAEELHFTNAAQRLHIAQPTLSRQIRQLERQLDVVLFDRNQRSVALTVAGKELLEGARKILELWEVTNVALQEAGEVLRVGIQSSIGRGLIADLESASGHRLALHSASWTDPSSGLAGRQADLALMWLPVPDAGRYRWQVLRTEARWALLPENHRLADRESIDFADLSDEPFIAMPTEAGAARDFWLGNDARSGRQARIGGEAATAEERLEAVSLGLGVCLLAESNVPMYRWPGLTARPITALPPCELAVAWRADDDRPTILDFANRVLAGGFAGVPAESHV; encoded by the coding sequence ATGGACCCGCATTTGCGCGACTTGCGGTACTTTGTCGCCGTCGCTGAGGAACTGCATTTCACCAACGCCGCTCAGCGGCTGCACATCGCTCAACCCACCCTCTCGCGGCAGATCCGCCAGCTCGAGCGGCAGCTCGACGTGGTGCTGTTCGACCGGAACCAGCGCAGCGTGGCGCTGACCGTCGCCGGTAAGGAACTGCTCGAGGGCGCCCGCAAGATCCTGGAGCTGTGGGAGGTCACCAATGTGGCCCTGCAGGAGGCGGGCGAGGTGCTGCGGGTCGGCATCCAGAGCTCGATCGGCCGCGGCCTGATCGCGGATCTGGAGAGCGCGAGCGGCCATCGGCTGGCGCTGCACTCGGCGTCGTGGACAGACCCGTCCAGCGGCCTGGCCGGGCGCCAGGCCGATCTGGCGCTGATGTGGCTGCCGGTGCCCGACGCGGGCCGCTACCGCTGGCAGGTGCTGCGCACCGAGGCGCGCTGGGCCCTGCTACCGGAGAACCACCGGCTGGCCGATCGCGAGAGCATCGACTTCGCCGACCTGAGCGACGAGCCGTTCATCGCCATGCCGACGGAAGCCGGTGCGGCGCGCGACTTCTGGCTCGGCAACGACGCCCGGTCCGGTCGCCAGGCCAGGATCGGCGGCGAGGCCGCGACGGCCGAGGAGCGCCTGGAGGCGGTCAGCCTCGGCCTCGGCGTCTGCCTGCTGGCCGAGAGCAATGTGCCGATGTACCGCTGGCCCGGCCTGACCGCCCGCCCGATCACCGCCCTGCCCCCGTGCGAGCTGGCCGTGGCCTGGCGCGCCGACGACGACCGCCCCACCATCCTCGATTTCGCCAACCGCGTCCTCGCGGGCGGCTTCGCCGGAGTCCCCGCCGAGTCCCACGTCTGA